The genomic segment GCCTGGTTCGCGCCATCGCGCACCATATTGTAGTTGCCGCTGAACAGGGCGATGCGAAGCTGGGAAGTGTCCATTCTGGCCGGGCTTTAGGGGTGGCTCCGCCGTCTCGCAACGGCGCCGCCAGTCTTGTTCACTCTTCGGGATCGTACCACTGGACGATCAATATTTCGAGATCGTGATCCGGCTCGTATCCCGTCTTGCGCACCTCGAAGCGAGTGGGCGAGATCTTTTGCACCCCGTCCATGCAGAAGCTCACCAGATTGTCGGGCCTGCCCTTGTCCACCACCAGCCGGAAATCCCCGATGGGTCCGCGCCAGTTGGCGCCGCTGGACAGGACATAACCGATCCAGGTTTCGCCATAGCCGTGATATTCATCGCCTGCCTTCGCCTCTTCGGTGCGCTGGCGCTTTTTTACGCCTGCCAGAAAGGCCGCATCGGTGCAGTAATGCTGCCGGTAATAGGCCTTCTGGTCCGCCCATTGCGGATCGTCGATCTGGTGGAGCAACCCGCCCACCGATCCGCCGACGATCGGGGTGTATCGGTGGGAGACACTGACCGTGGCATGGGCGGGGAAAGTCTGCTCGCGGGTGATGTGCCACTGCACCTGCCAGGCGGGGCCGTAATCATTGCCGCCCCAGCCTTCTTCCTTCACCAGCAGGCCCAGCGCCGCCAGCCGTTCCGCCTCGGTTTCGGGCAGGGCGGCGATCCGTTCGACGAAATCGTAATCCTGATACCATTCCAGCGGGAAGCCTGCGCCTTCCACCAGTGCAGTCACGTCCTTGCCGTTCGCTACCGCGCGCACCACAGTCTGCCACTCGGCAGGCTTGCCATCAATCGTGGTTGAGAAGCCCAGCCTGTTCCAGTCGGGCCAGCTGCCATATTCCACCCAGTCCTGCCCCTGTTCGGGCAATGCGGGCAGGGGGAAACTGATCAGGATGGTCTGCGGATCGTCGGAATGGTTGGTGTAGCTATAGTCCACCCGCACTTCATCGGCGGAAATGAACAGATCTTCCCGGTCCATGCTGATGGTATCGCTGGCCTTCAGCACCAGCCCGCCTACGGCCCATTCCGCTTCGGAATCATTGGCAAGGGCAGGGAGGGGCAGCAGCGAAAAGCAAACGGCCGCAGCGGCGAGAAGCCGTGCGGCCGGAAGCTGGGAAAGAAGGCGCGGCATAAGCGGATGATGCCCGTGCCGGGCGGCAGGGCAAGCGGATTTTATGCCGCTTCCTTGCGCTTTGCCTTCTTGCGTTCGTTCGGATCGAGGATCGCCTTGCGCAGGCGGATGGACTTGGGCGTCACTTCCACCATTTCGTCGTCGTCGATATAGGCGATGGCCTGTTCCAGCGTCATTACCCGCGGCGGGGTGAGGCGGATCGCATCGTCCTTGCCGGTCGAACGGAAGTTGGTCAGCTGCTTCGACTTCATCGGATTGACTTCAAGGTCATCCGGCTTGGCATTTTCGCCGATCAGCATGCCTTCGTAGATCTTTTCCTGCGGGCTCACGAAAAGGATGCCGCGTTCTTCGAGGCTGTTGAGCGCATAGCCCACGGCCTCGCCGGTGCAGTTGGAGATCAATACGCCGTTCTGGCGGCCTTCGATCTTGCCCTTGTAGGGGGCATATTTCTCAAACAGGCGGTTCATGATGCCGGTGCCGCGCGTGTCCGAAAGGAACTCGCCGTGGTAACCGATCAGGCCGCGCGACGGGGCGGAGAAAGTGATGCGGGTCTTGCCGAGCCCCGAGGGGCGCATGTCGGTAAGCTCTGCCTTGCGGCGCTGCATCTTTTCCACGACCGTGCCGGAGAATTCATCGTCCACGTCGATCACAACGGTTTCGTAAGGCTCGGTGCGGTTGCCCGCCTCGTCCTCGCCGAAGATCACGCGCGGGCGCGAAATGCCCAGTTCGAAGCCTTCGCGGCGCATGGTTTCGATCACCACGCCCAGCTGCAGTTCGCCGCGGCCCGCCACTTCGAAGCTGTCCTTGTCGGCGCTTTCGGTGACGCGGATGGCGACATTGGTTTCCGCTTCGCGCATCAGGCGGTCGCGGATCATGCGGCTGGTGACCTTGTCGCCTTCGCGGCCAGCCAGCGGGCTGTCATTGACCGAGAAGCGCATCGCCAGGGTCGGCGGATCGATCGGCTGGGCCTTGATCGGCTCCGAAACCTGCGGGTCGGCGATGGTGTTGGCAACGGTGGCCTTTTCCAGACCTGCCAGCGCGATGATGTCACCGGCGCGGGCTTCATCCACCGGCACGCGGTCGAGGCCACGGAAGGTGAGCACCTTGGTGGCACGGCCCACTTCGATCACCTTGCCGTCCATGTCGATGGCGCGGATCGGGTCGTTGACCTTCAGCGTGCCCGACTGGACGCGACCGGTCAGCACGCGGCCCATGAAGTTGTCACGGTCGAGCAGGGTTGCGAGGAACGAGAACGGCGCGTCGACGTCGAGGTTCGGCGCGGGGACGTGCTCCACGATCTTCTCGAACAGCGGGGTCAGCGTGCCGTCGCGCGCGTCCGGATCGTAGCTGGCGTAACCGTTGCGGCCCGAAGCATAGAGGACAGGGAAGTCGAGCTGCTCGTCGCTGGCGTCGAGGCTGACGAAGAGGTCGAACACTTCATCCAGCACTTCGGCATGGCGGCCGTCGGGACGGTCGATCTTGTTGACGACGACGATCGGCTTGAGGCCGAGGCCGAGCGCCTTGCCGGTGACGAACTTCGTCTGCGGCAT from the Erythrobacter sp. SG61-1L genome contains:
- the typA gene encoding translational GTPase TypA — translated: MPGQDALRNIAIIAHVDHGKTTLVDQLFRQSGTFRDNQRVEERAMDSNDLEKERGITILAKPTSIEWNDHRINIVDTPGHADFGAEVERILSMVDGVILLVDSSEGAMPQTKFVTGKALGLGLKPIVVVNKIDRPDGRHAEVLDEVFDLFVSLDASDEQLDFPVLYASGRNGYASYDPDARDGTLTPLFEKIVEHVPAPNLDVDAPFSFLATLLDRDNFMGRVLTGRVQSGTLKVNDPIRAIDMDGKVIEVGRATKVLTFRGLDRVPVDEARAGDIIALAGLEKATVANTIADPQVSEPIKAQPIDPPTLAMRFSVNDSPLAGREGDKVTSRMIRDRLMREAETNVAIRVTESADKDSFEVAGRGELQLGVVIETMRREGFELGISRPRVIFGEDEAGNRTEPYETVVIDVDDEFSGTVVEKMQRRKAELTDMRPSGLGKTRITFSAPSRGLIGYHGEFLSDTRGTGIMNRLFEKYAPYKGKIEGRQNGVLISNCTGEAVGYALNSLEERGILFVSPQEKIYEGMLIGENAKPDDLEVNPMKSKQLTNFRSTGKDDAIRLTPPRVMTLEQAIAYIDDDEMVEVTPKSIRLRKAILDPNERKKAKRKEAA
- a CDS encoding DUF4424 family protein, whose amino-acid sequence is MPRLLSQLPAARLLAAAAVCFSLLPLPALANDSEAEWAVGGLVLKASDTISMDREDLFISADEVRVDYSYTNHSDDPQTILISFPLPALPEQGQDWVEYGSWPDWNRLGFSTTIDGKPAEWQTVVRAVANGKDVTALVEGAGFPLEWYQDYDFVERIAALPETEAERLAALGLLVKEEGWGGNDYGPAWQVQWHITREQTFPAHATVSVSHRYTPIVGGSVGGLLHQIDDPQWADQKAYYRQHYCTDAAFLAGVKKRQRTEEAKAGDEYHGYGETWIGYVLSSGANWRGPIGDFRLVVDKGRPDNLVSFCMDGVQKISPTRFEVRKTGYEPDHDLEILIVQWYDPEE